A single genomic interval of Alistipes sp. ZOR0009 harbors:
- a CDS encoding 4Fe-4S dicluster domain-containing protein, whose product MAKIEPGLKKELEKYGAVDFTACYNCGNCTAVCSLSTEENSFPREMVRCSTLGLQDDIKSSLKPWLCYYCGECTTHCPQNANPGELMMSLRRWLTAKYDWTGLSGLLYKSLPVSIAAMVITALGVIGLAYSQNFNQDAIMHFGHYFEMFAIGTVFAVILLPNLVRMWWYVIGKPKVSVSTKTYLTAFKDLIVHMFTQKRALGCDDNQKRWFEHLILVVGYLSLLFTTVFLDWFKSENLFVILLGYIQSTVVFVVTFDFVGGRIKKNKEVNKHSQPSDWMFVVWLFLMGLTAFLVRLFIDFDIIESNFWMYLFHFMVLVQWAVIIVPFGKWTHFLYRSFAMYFEALKQTK is encoded by the coding sequence ATGGCTAAGATAGAACCTGGATTAAAAAAAGAGCTGGAGAAGTATGGAGCCGTAGATTTTACGGCCTGCTACAACTGCGGAAACTGTACTGCGGTATGCTCTTTATCTACCGAAGAGAACTCTTTCCCTCGTGAAATGGTTCGTTGCAGTACGTTGGGATTGCAGGATGATATCAAGTCTTCGCTTAAACCTTGGCTTTGCTACTACTGTGGAGAGTGTACGACTCATTGTCCTCAGAATGCGAATCCAGGTGAGTTGATGATGTCATTACGTCGGTGGCTTACTGCAAAGTACGACTGGACAGGGCTCTCAGGCTTACTCTATAAGTCGTTACCTGTTTCTATTGCGGCTATGGTAATAACGGCATTAGGTGTAATCGGATTAGCTTACTCTCAGAACTTTAATCAGGATGCGATTATGCACTTCGGACATTATTTCGAGATGTTTGCTATTGGGACTGTTTTTGCGGTTATTCTACTGCCTAACCTAGTTAGAATGTGGTGGTATGTGATAGGGAAACCGAAAGTGTCGGTTAGTACGAAGACCTACCTTACGGCGTTTAAGGATCTTATAGTACATATGTTTACCCAAAAAAGAGCTTTAGGATGCGATGATAACCAAAAAAGATGGTTTGAGCATTTGATCTTAGTCGTAGGTTATCTATCGCTCTTATTCACAACGGTATTTCTGGATTGGTTTAAGTCGGAAAACCTTTTTGTAATCTTGCTCGGTTACATTCAGAGTACCGTTGTTTTTGTTGTTACCTTCGATTTTGTTGGAGGACGCATAAAAAAGAATAAAGAGGTGAATAAGCATTCACAACCTTCAGATTGGATGTTTGTGGTTTGGCTTTTTCTAATGGGACTTACGGCATTTCTGGTTAGGCTATTTATCGACTTCGATATTATAGAAAGCAACTTCTGGATGTACCTGTTTCATTTTATGGTGCTGGTACAATGGGCTGTAATTATTGTTCCATTTGGTAAATGGACGCATTTCTTGTACCGCTCATTTGCCATGTATTTTGAGGCGTTAAAGCAAACAAAGTAA
- a CDS encoding winged helix-turn-helix domain-containing protein has translation MEIEKGKTVKYMREKRKASSEVIENLKEFNRVKKSILEAMAEEEKTIAQLSEQLGMPKHEVLYHVTSLVKFGFLEVGEIDDMDEYYSYKIKR, from the coding sequence ATGGAAATTGAAAAAGGTAAGACCGTAAAATATATGAGGGAGAAGCGGAAGGCTTCATCTGAGGTAATCGAAAATCTCAAAGAGTTTAATAGAGTAAAGAAAAGCATCCTAGAGGCGATGGCCGAGGAGGAAAAAACTATTGCTCAGCTTTCAGAACAGCTAGGTATGCCTAAGCACGAGGTGCTCTACCATGTAACATCTTTGGTGAAGTTTGGCTTCCTAGAGGTAGGAGAGATTGATGATATGGACGAGTACTATTCCTATAAAATTAAGAGGTGA
- a CDS encoding FAD-dependent oxidoreductase: MQENIKKSQYDALVIGGGIAGGEAALNLANNGYKVLVVEKDLTIGGKMILLSKVFPTLDCAACITTPKVSEISRHAGITIFTSSEVTAVTKNNEGRFVASVTKRPRYVVTEDCTGCQLCEQACPVNVPDQYQLGLIGRKAAFIPFNIASPRVAAIDIDNCTLCGACEKACPTKCIDFTQETEEYSIEAKTVIVATGFNLFDPLKMPRYGYGKMKNVITSMQMERQLAPTRPFNTILRPGDGKVPDKIAYVLCTGSRDASVGNPVCSQICCMYSIKQAQLLMGALPMADITIYYINIRSFGKGFEEFYEQAKGMGVNFVKGKIGTITEKENGNLILRYEDINEGVVKEAEHDMAVLSVGVLPNETPSALFKNRELKVDAQKFVYQPEVLVSPARTSIDGVFVSGTASGPMDIPDSILSAGSAAAEAISYLNSKP, encoded by the coding sequence ATGCAGGAAAATATAAAAAAATCTCAATACGATGCCCTTGTAATTGGAGGAGGTATTGCCGGGGGAGAAGCAGCGCTTAATCTGGCAAATAACGGTTATAAGGTGCTTGTCGTTGAGAAGGATTTGACTATTGGGGGTAAGATGATCTTGTTGAGTAAGGTTTTCCCTACTTTAGATTGTGCGGCTTGCATTACGACCCCTAAGGTTTCTGAAATTTCTCGCCATGCGGGAATTACGATCTTTACAAGCAGTGAAGTCACCGCCGTAACAAAGAATAACGAGGGGCGATTTGTGGCTAGTGTTACCAAGCGACCTCGCTATGTGGTTACCGAAGATTGCACCGGATGCCAGCTGTGCGAGCAGGCTTGTCCGGTTAATGTACCCGATCAGTATCAGCTGGGGCTGATAGGTCGTAAGGCGGCATTTATTCCCTTTAACATTGCTAGTCCCAGAGTTGCAGCAATTGATATAGATAATTGTACGCTTTGTGGCGCATGCGAAAAGGCTTGTCCGACCAAGTGTATAGATTTTACCCAAGAAACAGAAGAGTATAGCATCGAAGCCAAAACGGTAATTGTGGCAACGGGGTTTAATCTATTCGACCCGTTAAAAATGCCCCGATACGGTTATGGAAAGATGAAAAACGTTATAACCTCCATGCAGATGGAGCGTCAGCTGGCGCCTACGCGTCCATTTAATACAATACTACGCCCCGGCGATGGAAAGGTACCCGACAAGATAGCATACGTCCTATGTACCGGATCTCGCGATGCATCGGTTGGTAATCCTGTTTGCTCGCAGATCTGCTGCATGTACTCCATAAAGCAAGCGCAGCTGCTAATGGGAGCCCTCCCAATGGCTGATATTACCATTTACTACATCAACATACGTTCGTTTGGAAAGGGCTTCGAGGAGTTTTACGAGCAGGCTAAGGGTATGGGGGTAAACTTCGTGAAAGGTAAGATTGGCACCATTACCGAAAAGGAGAATGGTAATCTAATTCTAAGATATGAAGACATCAACGAAGGTGTAGTGAAAGAGGCGGAGCACGATATGGCGGTACTATCGGTTGGCGTATTGCCAAACGAAACGCCATCGGCATTATTTAAAAATAGAGAGCTTAAGGTTGATGCGCAAAAGTTTGTATATCAGCCCGAGGTGTTGGTTAGCCCTGCACGCACCAGCATCGATGGTGTTTTTGTGTCGGGAACGGCATCAGGACCTATGGATATTCCGGATTCGATACTATCAGCAGGATCTGCAGCAGCCGAAGCTATCAGCTACTTAAACTCGAAACCATGA
- a CDS encoding hydrogenase iron-sulfur subunit, translated as MANPVKKSAKILVFSTEKISDPAIDMAGLLKLHYPPKVYTIPLRCSSGVKPRWILHAFEQGFDGVFIAADGSDCSYGESCTEKTGHLVGKTHELMKERNIEPARLRMAALCSVCSESFVKQMRTFNDYLLSISNK; from the coding sequence ATGGCAAATCCAGTAAAAAAGAGTGCCAAGATATTGGTGTTTTCCACCGAAAAAATATCAGATCCCGCCATTGATATGGCGGGATTGCTTAAGCTGCACTATCCCCCTAAAGTATACACAATACCTCTGCGCTGTTCGAGCGGTGTTAAGCCACGCTGGATTTTGCACGCATTTGAGCAGGGGTTCGATGGCGTTTTTATAGCTGCCGATGGTAGCGACTGCTCGTATGGGGAGTCGTGTACCGAGAAGACAGGCCATTTGGTTGGTAAAACTCACGAGCTGATGAAGGAGAGAAACATTGAGCCAGCCCGTTTGCGTATGGCCGCTCTGTGCTCGGTATGTAGCGAGTCGTTTGTAAAGCAGATGCGGACTTTTAACGACTACCTTTTGTCAATTTCAAATAAGTAG
- a CDS encoding CoB--CoM heterodisulfide reductase iron-sulfur subunit A family protein, which yields MKKKIGVYICHCGGNISDYVDVEKVKQAVGEENIVFLSKTTVFACADSNQKEMVDDIKSNELDGVIVASCSPKLHQTTFRAVTERAGLNKYSYVHANIREQVSWAHSDMKREATEKAIQVVKAAIAKVEYAESLDPIKIKSEKAVAVIGAGLAGMKAALELSKMGSQVYLIERDHFVGGRVSQWDSMYTSNESGSKLIEKLYSEIRRQNSITLFTGAELVSNAGSIGNFTLSLRVSPRFISHKYSREEVAKAVEVCPVSVDDEFNFGITKRKAIYPALADVYPQQPAIDMANCTRCGSCEKVCSSISLSQDQETINLNVGSILMATGFDPYKLQIGEFGYGDVDNVITLPQLKRLISLSNGKLTYKGKQVENIAYIYCVGSRQAEGENKYCSRYCCTSIIHTAIEVRSKFKNVNNFHFTRGIRTYGKQELLYREASSNGDIFLQSYEDDLPVVVVEHGRTIVRINDILSNRRELEVEADLVVLVTGMTPREDNSVGSLLKLPKGRDKFFNEIHMKLRPVETVIDGITIAGTCQGPKSAMETANSALSAAAKSYSYVSKGELEMEPIIAVVNEKQCTWCTACTDVCPFSAIDKVGDADRSFAVINSSVCKGCGMCLPVCPTDAIELLTFSNQEIERMIDTLAND from the coding sequence ATGAAAAAAAAGATAGGCGTATATATCTGTCACTGTGGTGGCAATATTTCCGATTATGTTGATGTTGAAAAGGTGAAGCAGGCGGTAGGCGAGGAGAATATCGTATTTCTATCCAAAACTACCGTATTTGCCTGTGCCGACTCCAACCAAAAGGAGATGGTTGATGATATTAAGAGTAACGAGCTCGACGGCGTGATTGTAGCCTCTTGCTCCCCTAAGCTGCATCAAACCACCTTTAGAGCGGTTACCGAACGCGCGGGGCTTAACAAGTATAGCTACGTACACGCCAACATTCGCGAGCAGGTGTCGTGGGCGCATTCCGATATGAAAAGGGAGGCAACAGAAAAGGCTATTCAGGTGGTGAAGGCGGCCATCGCAAAGGTGGAGTATGCAGAATCGCTAGATCCCATTAAGATAAAGTCGGAAAAGGCGGTGGCTGTTATTGGAGCCGGCTTGGCAGGGATGAAGGCTGCGCTGGAACTCTCAAAAATGGGTAGTCAGGTTTATCTTATCGAGCGCGATCATTTTGTAGGTGGACGAGTGTCTCAGTGGGATTCGATGTATACAAGCAACGAGTCGGGCAGTAAACTTATAGAAAAGCTTTACTCCGAAATTCGTAGGCAAAATAGCATAACCTTGTTTACTGGTGCCGAGCTGGTAAGCAATGCGGGTAGCATCGGAAACTTTACGCTTTCCCTAAGGGTTAGCCCTCGTTTTATCTCCCATAAATATAGCCGCGAAGAGGTTGCTAAGGCGGTTGAGGTTTGTCCAGTATCGGTTGACGATGAGTTTAACTTTGGTATAACCAAGCGTAAGGCAATCTACCCCGCGTTGGCAGATGTATATCCTCAACAGCCTGCAATTGATATGGCGAATTGTACCCGTTGCGGTAGTTGCGAAAAGGTTTGTAGTAGCATCAGCTTATCTCAGGATCAGGAGACGATAAATCTTAACGTGGGATCTATTCTGATGGCTACAGGTTTCGATCCCTATAAGCTGCAGATTGGAGAGTTTGGGTATGGAGATGTGGATAATGTAATTACTCTTCCCCAGCTGAAACGGCTCATCTCATTGAGCAACGGAAAGCTAACTTATAAAGGTAAGCAAGTCGAAAATATAGCCTACATATACTGTGTAGGAAGCCGTCAGGCTGAAGGTGAAAACAAGTATTGCTCGAGATATTGCTGCACCTCAATTATTCATACAGCAATAGAGGTTCGTAGTAAGTTTAAGAATGTAAACAACTTTCATTTCACTCGTGGTATACGAACATACGGAAAGCAGGAGCTGCTTTATCGGGAAGCAAGTAGCAATGGAGATATCTTTTTACAGTCGTATGAAGATGATCTGCCTGTAGTAGTCGTAGAGCACGGAAGAACGATTGTTCGTATAAACGACATTCTTTCGAATAGGCGTGAGCTGGAAGTTGAAGCCGACCTTGTGGTATTGGTTACAGGAATGACTCCTCGTGAAGATAACTCGGTTGGCAGTTTGCTTAAGTTGCCGAAGGGGCGCGATAAGTTTTTTAATGAGATTCACATGAAACTTCGTCCTGTGGAGACGGTGATAGATGGAATTACCATTGCAGGAACCTGTCAGGGGCCAAAAAGTGCGATGGAGACAGCCAACTCTGCGCTTTCGGCTGCCGCAAAATCTTACTCGTACGTAAGCAAAGGCGAACTGGAGATGGAGCCTATTATTGCAGTGGTAAACGAGAAGCAATGTACATGGTGTACCGCATGTACCGACGTATGTCCATTTAGCGCGATAGACAAAGTGGGGGATGCTGATAGATCGTTTGCTGTAATAAACAGCTCGGTTTGTAAAGGCTGTGGCATGTGCCTACCTGTTTGTCCTACCGATGCAATTGAGTTGCTCACCTTCTCGAACCAAGAAATAGAGCGAATGATTGACACCCTTGCCAACGATTAA